In Misgurnus anguillicaudatus unplaced genomic scaffold, ASM2758022v2 HiC_scaffold_31, whole genome shotgun sequence, a single window of DNA contains:
- the LOC141362984 gene encoding uncharacterized protein — translation MSFRNNPLLQTELASWCSEVGIDPSHALLLTGVPATTEVAQIEEAAQSVKAFGRVRVRDNRHGPTSTTLFVLCECREVIDATRCPTKLMLGDGEEAWEIVVSTESDSPPVAPVGFTDKLSKFLMDEGKSITDLQALFPSLGSNTSSPESIIRAVGEILEKTVKPQSDSNAYRRLRTFSGTVPTPAGEETMEHWIEQARIMITECDCSEKEKRRRVVESLKGPALDIIKAVRLSSPDASALQYLEALESTFGSSESGEDLYFAFRLIRQSPGESLSDFLRRMEKSLTKVVQRGGLSPANVDRARVEQLIRGAVESDMMLLQLRLRERKERPPTFLNLLNEIREAEESEATRRKITATAKPIHLQGEEKISPAVVRELKVELQELRAQLKGECPNTLPASSMMVEPKTKLRHTNTTDKHETKNDSEVQALKKQVQQLQQQLAVMSVGHSQPMSHAQSLPQPFPDPPRQKPVRNKDDYFCYRCGEDGHIATKCQSPENSTQVINKLVRSLRKAREVRNDSNYNNRSGDRACFSKNSHIHTYEPNGLPKGLVGPTSTVNVKICGQSCEALLDSGSQVTLVFDTWYSQNLPDVPIHPLTGLSIWGLGSSSYPYKGYIVVDVSFPVSLTGVEESVSILALVCPDPKGPPQFPVIIGTNASFFQRLTALNKPTSETNTAHTLRIQTHPACHTLQSFKTSDPDLPEGKVKWVGPGTFTVPSRGELYATCKVESRKPLKDDIFIIEAPSADPLPAGLFIPPVVLPSSAVDVNNFRVLVHNETSKDLSIPAGTIIAHVFPTDTVTVAPGVQNSKPIDPDLFNFGGSTIPAAWEERLRLKLAERSNVFSLEEWDVGLAKDVNHQIRLSDSRPFRERSRRIAPADIDDVRRHLKDLLAAGIIKESRSPYASPIVIARKKSGAIRMCIDYRTLNSRTIPDQYTTPRIDDALDCLSGSKWFSVLDLRSGYYQIAMSEEDKEKTAFICPLGFYQFERMPQGITGAPATFQRLME, via the coding sequence ATGTCTTTCAGAAATAACCCTCTCCTTCAAACTGAACTTGCCAGCTGGTGTAGTGAGGTAGGGATTGACCCGAGTCATGCACTGCTGCTGACTGGAGTACCAGCAACTACTGAAGTGGCACAAATTGAGGAAGCGGCACAAAGTGTAAAAGCCTTTGGAAGAGTGCGTGTTCGAGATAACAGACATGGACCCACCTCAACTACTCTATTCGTTTTGTGTGAGTGTCGAGAAGTCATAGACGCCACACGTTGTCCTACTAAACTTATGCTTGGAGATGGTGAGGAGGCCTGGGAGATAGTTGTTTCCACTGAAAGTGACTCACCACCTGTTGCCCCTGTAGGATTCACAGATAAGCTGTCAAAGTTTCTCATGGATGAGGGAAAGTCTATAACTGATTTACAAGCTCTGTTTCCTTCTCTTGGTTCCAATACCAGTTCCCCTGAGTCAATTATTCGTGCAGTGGGTGAGATCCTAGAAAAAACAGTGAAACCACAAAGTGACAGCAATGCTTACCGTCGTTTACGTACCTTCTCTGGTACTGTTCCCACCCCCGCAGGAGAGGAAACCATGGAACATTGGATCGAGCAGGCCAGAATAATGATAACAGAATGTGACTGCTCTGAGAAAGAAAAACGTCGGAGAGTTGTAGAAAGTTTAAAGGGACCAGCACTTGATATCATAAAAGCTGTTCGTCTGTCTAGCCCTGATGCCAGTGCCCTGCAGTACCTGGAAGCGCTGGAAAGCACGTTTGGATCCTCCGAGTCTGGAGAAGACTTGTATTTTGCTTTTCGACTAATACGGCAGTCTCCTGGAGAGTCATTATCTGATTTCTTGAGACGGATGGAGAAATCTCTGACCAAAGTTGTTCAAAGAGGAGGTTTGTCTCCAGCCAATGTTGACAGAGCAAGAGTAGAACAGCTGATCCGAGGAGCCGTTGAATCAGACATGATGCTCCTGCAGTTGCGGTTAAGGGAGAGAAAAGAGCGACCACCTACTTTCCTGAACTTACTGAACGAAATCCGTGAGGCTGAGGAGAGCGAAGCCACTCGACGTAAGATCACTGCCACTGCAAAGCCCATACACCTGCAGGGAGAAGAAAAAATTAGTCCAGCAGTTGTACGGGAGCTCAAAGTAGAACTTCAAGAACTCAGGGCTCAGCTGAAAGGTGAATGTCCAAACACTTTACCTGCTTCATCCATGATGGTAGAGCCCAAGACAAAGCTAAGACACACAAATACCACAGACAAGCACGAGACAAAGAATGATTCAGAAGTCCAAGCCTTGAAAAAACAAGTCCAGCAGTTACAACAACAGCTAGCTGTTATGAGTGTTGGCCACAGTCAGCCAATGAGTCATGCCCAGTCCTTGCCACAGCCTTTCCCAGATCCTCCTAGACAAAAGCCTGTCAGGAACAAGGATGATTACTTTTGCTATCGGTGTGGAGAGGACGGACACATTGCTACAAAATGTCAATCACCTGAAAACTCCACTCAAGTGATCAATAAGCTAGTCCGCTCTCTAAGGAAGGCTAGAGAAGTGAGAAATGATTCAAACTACAATAACCGTTCTGGAGATCGTGCCtgtttttcaaaaaatagcCACATCCACACCTATGAGCCAAATGGTCTACCAAAGGGTTTAGTGGGACCCACTTCGACGGTTAATGTGAAGATTTGTGGACAGTCATGTGAAGCTCTTTTGGACAGTGGTTCTCAGGTCACtcttgtgtttgacacatggtATTCCCAAAACCTACCAGATGTGCCCATCCATCCTCTTACTGGATTGTCCATTTGGGGACTTGGCTCGTCCAGTTATCCCTATAAAGGCTACATTGTTGTAGATGTTTCATTTCCTGTGTCTCTCACTGGTGTAGAAGAGTCAGTATCCATCCTTGCTTTAGTCTGCCCAGACCCCAAAGGTCCTCCACAGTTTCCAGTAATTATCGGAACAAACGCCAGTTTCTTCCAGAGACTAACAGCTCTTAACAAGCCCACAAGTGAAACAAATACTGCCCACACCCTACGAATTCAGACCCATCCAGCCTGCCATACACTCCAGAGCTTTAAAACCTCTGATCCTGATCTGCCAGAAGGAAAAGTGAAATGGGTCGGCCCAGGAACTTTTACTGTCCCGTCCCGGGGTGAGCTTTATGCTACATGCAAAGTGGAGTCCAGAAAGCCATTAAAAGATGATATCTTCATAATTGAAGCTCCATCAGCTGATCCACTTCCCGCTGGACTGTTCATTCCCCCAGTGGTATTACCATCCTCTGCTGTAGATGTGAATAATTTCAGAGTATTAGTCCACAATGAAACAAGCAAAGATCTGTCCATTCCTGCTGGCACTATAATTGCACATGTATTCCCTACTGACACAGTTACTGTGGCTCCTGGAGTCCAAAATTCAAAGCCTATTGATCCAGATTTGTTTAACTTTGGTGGATCGACCATACCTGCAGCATGGGAAGAGAGATTACGGCTGAAGTTGGCTGAGCGAAGTAATGTGTTCTCACTCGAAGAATGGGATGTAGGTCTAGCAAAAGATGTTAATCATCAGATCAGATTAAGTGATTCCCGGCCTTTCAGAGAACGATCTCGCCGTATCGCACCAGCTGATATTGATGATGTACGACGCCATCTTAAAGATCTCCTAGCCGCTGGCATTATCAAAGAGTCAAGAAGCCCTTATGCCTCTCCCATAGTGATAGCTCGAAAAAAGAGTGGAGCTATAAGAATGTGCATTGATTACAGGACCTTGAACAGCCGCACTATCCCTGACCAATACACCACACCCAGGATCGATGATGCTTTAGACTGTTTGTCTGGCAGCAAGTGGTTCTCCGTCTTGGATCTACGTAGCGGCTACTATCAGATAGCCATGTCTGAAGAAGACAAAGAAAAGACTGCCTTCATTTGCCCGCTGGGATTCTACCAGTTTGAACGCATGCCACAAGGCATTACTGGGGCACCAGCCACATTTCAGAGGCTTATGGAGTGA